In Zingiber officinale cultivar Zhangliang chromosome 1A, Zo_v1.1, whole genome shotgun sequence, the DNA window ggcccaacgtgggcttttttgctgattctttgattttgcatgttaacatctatgaaaagccaaaataaataatggacaccatatttgaactccttgtaattttagaaatccatagaaactgaaatgggtgcaatcgaaaCTCTCcaagtccatcagtgggttttgaccgaaacccactgattaACCTAGAGAGCtcccgattgcactcattttagttccagtagatttctgaaattgcaaagagttcaaatatgttattcgtTGTTTATTTTTggttcttcaaatgtattaaaatgttgtgaaaaaattgactaatgttgtCCATATGTTCTGCTGattaaaaaaagagaagagagagaaatatagtgaagaaaagaaaacgatagaaaaagtcaaattgtcaggagggtaaaataggaaatgcacttAAAAAAATGCGTTCTTTGGTAAATACTAAAGTAACATacgccttttgataaatttaaatctctacctacgccttttggtaaattatcgtttaaattttttaaagactAACGTTTCGCTTCATTATCTTctaaaaaatagtttaattataaattttaattcatcaagttatttcacaacttaataaaatataattaagtaATTGTATcccttttaaattttgaaaaaaatcattTGTAAACTAATTGATACAGTGCATAATAGTAAGGCTTGATCATTAGAAATCAAGAGTACGTGATAGTCAGAAGTTAAGAGAAGATgacagttagaagtcaaggggatatggtagtcagaagtcaaggggcgTGGCAGtaagaagtcaaggagacgtgataGTCAAAAGATGGGGACAAGCAAGGGGGACCCTCGGATGCTATCAGTCGTATAATGCCAGGTCGGGATTCACAGATCAAGAATGTAGATATGCAGCATGGGGCACGATCAGGGGGAAGCCTGACTTGTTCTTATTGGTCAGGTTTCTTTAACTCGGTTATAGGGTTTAGAACAAATCTGGATAGAACAAAGCAGGGAAGCCTGGTTCTCTGGATAGAACAAATCTCGGCCGGCTAACTCTTGGCCGGCTCGAGCACCAGCTCTCCACTGCTCTTTGCTCCTCAAGACTTAGGCCATGGGTCATACCTGGCTGATTATCCGGAGCTGCTCTACTCATACCCGGTCAGGATAGAAGATGCTACAGGACAACTAAGTCTGGAAATCGCAACTGTCTGTTAAGGAAAATAACTGCTGTCTTTCAGGGAATATTCCGATGGTCCGTAAGCACCTACAAAGGGAGTTTTCCTCCGGCCTACTGGAGCATGCCACGTGCCCCCTGTCACTCGGCAAGTCCTGACACCAATTCTCTGACATACGTCAGTCTCTAGAAGATACGCactatcatataaaaagggaagctCTCTCCCTTACGCGGGTACGTGTACTCACACAttcacacttgtcttctacttttcttcttTATACACTGTTCATCTGGGGAAAAAgtatttgacttgagcgtcggagggtccgCGTCGAGATTTTTTTCCCTgatttttggtctctaacgtttCGTGTGTTTGTCTAAGCGTGCGCAGAGCTCCAGTCCCGCCGGCTCCAACACCGGCACCCGTCAACGCCACGTTGAGGCCCTCTCCCTGAAGCTCATACGAGCGTAGCATCCTAATCGTCTCTTTATTAGCGTTAGTAATATCTCATCCGACCTTCATCTAACTCGGATTTCGAACAGGATCACTAATATCTGCCTTATTCTCATGAAGTAAACATGGCCTAAACGTTGACCATTTGATCTCTTCCATGCGCTTCCCGCCACGTAAAACGCAAATCTTGTTCATGGATGATAACAAGAACTCGAAGACGAATTTCTTCCATTTTTATCGCGCCCTATTATTCCTCAGAGTCACAGAAACAACCTATAAAATCCCTTCCTCGCCTCAGAATCTCTCAGGTCTGCACAGATTCAATAACTCTTTCTTCATCCCTAATCATATTCCTCGAATCCAATCGATACTCCTCCATATTTAAGACAAAAATGGAGATGAGGAAGATCGCCTGTGCCGTCCTCTTCGCCGCCGTCGCGGCCACTGGCGCCATGGCCACCGAGGCCCCCGCCCCCGGCCCCGCCTCCAGTGCTCCCTCGTCCTTCTCCGCCGGATCAGCCCTCGGCTTCGCCGTTCTCTCCTTCGTCGCTTGCTACTTGCAGTAAGAGCAGGGTCGACCTGATCTCGATCGCTCGTCGATGGCGTCGCTGTGTCGTTGAATTTGATTGAAATGAATTGGTTAATTTGTTTGTTATTGCTGTTTATGAGCTTCTAGTGGAACTCCAATGAGAGGTTTTCACGATAAACAAATATATCTCTATAAAAACAACAATAATTTCAGTTCTTCTGTCCTCTAAATCTTGTGCACAATGATATCTCAATCTTGTGCATTTGTAGCAACGAAAACAGGCCGGCCCCCTTTTCTAAGAGATAAGGTTTGATTCAAAACAATCCTTTGGCATCCTTCCCAATTGTCTTCCTGCATGTTCTAATGCCTTGTGGAGCCATAAAGCAGCTTTCAGATATATCGATCGATCATCACAACGTCAGGAATCCACTTTAAGCACTGTCTAGGAGCAGCAAATCGATTTATCGTCCACATATCTATCTGTCGACGTACCCATGCCATGGGTGCAGAAATGCAGTTCGCTTTTAAGATAAGAGCAATGGAGCATCTGCAAGAATTCGGGAATATGAGAAATATTCTGCTAGGAAGAAAGAGATCAGATCATATATCAGCATGCAGGAATGGCATACAATTCCATAATTTGGAGAAGCTGATTCTTTGATCACTTAGCGGAATGTAAGAACACATGACTACAGCTCCATTATTGCACCACTCAGTTACTGAATTATATGTCTAGTAATATTCACAGTTCCATTCGATCTATGAATGGACTGCTGATTCCATCCCATCTTGTTCAGAATAACTAAAACACGCATGAATTATGAGAATAATGAGaggggaaaaaaaaatcatagctCAGAATAAGAAGACAGGGCACATGTTCTTAAGGAACAAACTGGAGCATATATGTGAGAATAGGATGCCCTGCTCCCAAATATGCCTTTCTGTAATATATCATGATCCTGAGCCAATCGATAAAATGTTCCTTGGTTCCTTTTCCTATTCAGATTCCTAATTCCTATGGCGTCAATCTCTTGATGAGAACGGGCTTAGGAACTTCGATCTTGCAATATGCCTTTTGGCTTCGCCTGCAAAATGCCTTTCTAAAGATATCTTTTGACAGAACATTATTTGGAGTAATTTCTTTTCATCCAACAAGAAAGCAATGGAAAGAAGTTGTTCTCTATTCTCATCCCCAATTAGAAGGCACTTTTAAGCCATTAAAAGTCAGCGCAACATCTCTTAAATCGACAGCCAACGAGTTCTTCAAATTTTCATCATTATCCAATCACATAATTCACACCAATAAATTACTACTTCATAATTGAGGGCAATTTCGTCACCTCATCATTATAAATAGCAATCAGTGCGGCGGCTATTTCGCTccatcgtcgtcgtcgtcgtcgtcgtggTTTTAGAAACAGAGATCGAGACGGGAAAGTTGAGATTTTTGTATCGGTTCTTACCCAAAACTTCCGGCCAAGAATTAGTTTTTAGTGCACCTTTGAATAGGTTTGCCGAGTTGCTGCCGCCAATTAGGTTTGATTGCTCGAGCTGTTGCCCATTTCGTGCGAAAAGTTGCTTCTTTGAGCTTCTTCAATGGCGAAGAGGAGGAAACAGGAGTCGTCGTCCGTTTCAAAGCTCTTGCTGTTTCCTTTTTAATCGATTTCACTCTGCTCTGTCTTTCGCCATAATTTCGAGTCCGAGAATCGAAGTAGAAGAGGAATCTGAGAAGCAGACAAGAGAAGAAGCACTCATGTACGGATCGCCGCCGGCGAAAGATCTCAACTTTCCTTACCCCGCCTCCGCCGCCGCTTTCGGAGGTCAACGCTTGGAACATCCGGAGTCCGGTCAACTCCACCGCCGCCACCAGATGAGCTCCAGCCTTCTCCGCTACCGGTCGGGGCCAATATCGCCCCTCCCCAACAAGCTCGACACCGAGACCGAGACCCTGTTTGCTCGGTTCTTGGGGCCCGACGAGGACTCCAGATGCGGCGGCGCCACCTCCTGCCACCTCGGCTCCCTTTTCCCTCCCCCGCCGCCGTCACTGCAGGAAGTCAACGGGCAGCAGCAGGCCAGAGGATTCCCCTCATTTGCTCCAAAGAACATGATCACTCACCAGCACCAGCTATTGGATGCCGAACAAAACAAGAACAGCTCCGCCAATCTCAGTCGGCAAAGCAGCTCCCCCGACGGTACAATTCCCagtttaatctttaatttaatttagtttctgCTGTTCTAACCATTCAATTCCTTCCACAGATTACGGAATTATAAAAGGAATGGGTGGCTTCATGATGGATTCAAGGCAAAGCTCAGTCACCTCACAGCTTTCCGACAACAACTACAAACATTCCGGTGGCAACTCCGGCAGCCGGACTATTTCCGCCTCTGGCTTTCCGGCGGCTTCCTGGGATGACTCCTTCCCCCTCTTAAACAACAACACCAGCTTCACTTCACTGGAATCCAAGGTGATCGCTTAATTACCTTCATCTCAGCCATTGTATGTCAACAAACTTTTCTTAACTGTGTGATGAATCAATCCCATGCCACAGTTCCACTCGCCCAACAACTCGCCGGCGATGACCACCATCGAGAAGTTCTTACAGTTGCACGATGCGGTCCCTTGCAAGATCAGAGCCAAAAGGGGCTGCGCCACGCATCCCCGGAGCATCGCCGAGAGGGTAACACTTAACAAATACACAGTCTGAGCCTTTGCTGATCATAACCTGATAAAATCCTTCATGGGCGATCTGTTTCTGAAATGTTCAGGTGAGGAGGACTCGCATCAGTGAGAGGATGAAGAGGCTCCAGGAGTTGGTCCCTAACATGGACAAGGTAATTAACAATCGATCAAGAACATATATGTACCTCTAATCTCATCTTTCTAACTGGCGCTTCAACTTTACAGCAAACCAATACCGCAGATATGCTAGATTTGGCCGTAGACTACATCAAAGATCTGCAAAAACAAGTCAAGGTGTGGAGAGATTCTGTAAAATTTGACATTTCATCTGCTCAGTTCTTAGCTAGGAATTTCATTTGCAGGCGTTGTCTGAGAGCCGATCCAGCTGCAGCTGTTCAGCTAGCAGGCAGAAGCATTActgatgaaaaaagaaaaaatttaattaggTGATCAAATAAAAAACAGTGAAGATTATAGGTTTATAGTAGCCAATCCATAGATATATAGTAACACAGTTGGCCACAATATATGTTTGTGTTTGTTGAATGTAATCTATCAGTTAACTGGAAGAAGAACATTACAAGTTTGGTAACATTGCCATAAATGGCCTAAAGTATGCCTCAGATGGCTGAAATAAGTGCCACAGACATGTTTTTCTTGCTAAAAATAGCAAAAGACATGGATGAATCTTCATAATTTATTTGTGTGTGGCGTGATGGCATACGAACTGATCATGGTACACAACATGAGGCTTCAATCCTCCTGTCCTAAATCCGAAATTCTAATCCACTTCTGTtacaaatttattattttatcttgactaataaaaaattatcaaaatattttttttaaaactttatggATATTTAGGAAAGCATAGCAATGTTTTTAAAATCTCAATAATAAAAAGTAAGTTGATAAATCTTgacctttaaaaattatattggatttgtaaaattgataaattataaatttttttgtttCACCAGAATTTTCAAAAGACCTTTTAAGATTTAATATGTCAA includes these proteins:
- the LOC122013755 gene encoding transcription factor bHLH130-like, producing the protein MYGSPPAKDLNFPYPASAAAFGGQRLEHPESGQLHRRHQMSSSLLRYRSGPISPLPNKLDTETETLFARFLGPDEDSRCGGATSCHLGSLFPPPPPSLQEVNGQQQARGFPSFAPKNMITHQHQLLDAEQNKNSSANLSRQSSSPDDYGIIKGMGGFMMDSRQSSVTSQLSDNNYKHSGGNSGSRTISASGFPAASWDDSFPLLNNNTSFTSLESKFHSPNNSPAMTTIEKFLQLHDAVPCKIRAKRGCATHPRSIAERVRRTRISERMKRLQELVPNMDKQTNTADMLDLAVDYIKDLQKQVKALSESRSSCSCSASRQKHY